A section of the Castanea sativa cultivar Marrone di Chiusa Pesio chromosome 12, ASM4071231v1 genome encodes:
- the LOC142620698 gene encoding uncharacterized protein LOC142620698 has translation MSKGKEKVGSKQFRWLPPMHTTMLTVLAEEATKGNKPSNTFKPGSFATVAKAITEQFGVECHAGYVENRMRTLRTMWTTIQTLQKKSGFGWDDSLKMITCDAKTYQEEVMAHRKHADFLNKKIELYDELAIVVGKDLATGSFAKSYVDIDTEHENAESTEMVADNGEEGVVDKGKNVVESSTTGSTLSKSHKRSRAPPFDDSALTDLSDQLKEIAVALKEISRGPVDFNSLYSEVMAMAADGYSEDMLATAFDHLCENKKVARGFLAKTAKLRKLWMDSYLFTRL, from the exons ATGtcgaaagggaaagaaaaggtgGGTAGTAAGCAATTTCGATGGTTGCCACCAATGCACACGACGATGCTAACTGTACTTGCTGAAGAGGCCACGAAGGGCAACAAGCCCTCGAACACTTTTAAGCCCGGTTCCTTCGCTACTGTCGCCAAGGCGATAACTGAACAGTTTGGGGTCGAGTGCCATGCTGGGTATGTTGAGAATCGAATGCGTACTTTGAGGACAATGTGGACTACCATTCAAACTCTTCAAAAGAAGAGTGGGTTCGGTTGGGATGATAGCTTAAAAATGATCACGTGCGATGCGAAGACGTACCAAGAGGAAGTTATG GCGCATCGGAAGCATGCTGATTTTTTGAACAAGAAGATAGAGTTGTATGATGAGTTGGCCATTGTAGTGGGTAAGGATTTGGCCACAGGAAGCTTTGCTAAGTCATATGTTGATATTGACACAGAGCATGAGAATGCAGAGAGCACTGAGATGGTGGCTGATAATGGGGAGGAGGGTGTGGTGGATAAGGGGAAGAATGTGGTAGAATCGTCCACCACTGGGTCCACACTTTCAAAGTCCCACAAAAGAAGCCGTGCACCTCCCTTTGATGATAGCGCTCTGACTGATTTGTCTGATCAGCTTAAGGAAATTGCTGTGGCCTTGAAAGAAATCAGTCGGGGGCCTGTTGATTTTAATAGTCTTTACTCTGAGGTGATGGCTATGGCGGCGGATGGGTATAGTGAAGATATGCTCGCAACTGCCTTTGACCATCTGTGTGAAAATAAGAAGGTAGCTAGGGGATTTCTGGCCAAGACTGCTAAGTTGAGGAAGCTTTGGATGGATAGTTATTTGTTCACTCGACTCTGA